Proteins encoded in a region of the Leishmania panamensis strain MHOM/PA/94/PSC-1 chromosome 15 sequence genome:
- a CDS encoding hypothetical protein (TriTrypDB/GeneDB-style sysID: LpmP.15.0580), whose amino-acid sequence MPLKKNALMYSIDPELYARSHAPATTVAMGMKSSQASSLCWANQVRREEAIREMWGTTYDPQRNREKKALQAVQQTRARDAARHEAYVNPENNPELYSILYKRPPPSSVCDSGVTTASSSSPQHSTSTATPEETAKDTGNSGNNSFARYARSTTHEYLQARCRSHTLQQRYPSGPATAAQAVGWAVGATGRTSVSSSEASFSPHLRVRRRQMGTYRKPEDDEHALLFGYDYAPK is encoded by the coding sequence ATGCCTCTCAAGAAGAATGCGTTGATGTACTCCATCGATCCGGAGCTGTACGCTCGCTCGCATGCACCGGCCACTACAGTCGCTATGGGGATGAAGAGCTCTCAAGCCTCCTCGCTCTGCTGGGCCAATCAGGTGCGGCGCGAAGAGGCGATTCGCGAAATGTGGGGTACGACGTACGACCCACAGCGCAaccgagaaaaaaaggctctacaagcggtgcagcagacCCGCGCCCGTGATGCGGCGCGGCATGAGGCATATGTAAACCCCGAAAACAACCCAGAACTGTATAGTATCCTGTACAAGAGACCACCTCCATCCTCTGTGTGCGACTCGGGAGTGACAACGGCATCATCCTCGTCTCCCCagcacagcacctccacGGCAACACCGGAAGAGACAGCGAAGGATACTGGTAACTCAGGCAACAACTCCTTTGCTCGCTACGCGCGCTCTACCACACACGAATACCTTCAGGCTCGCTGCAGAAGCCAcacgttgcagcagcgctacccgAGCGGAccggccaccgccgcacagGCTGTGGGGTGGGCTGTCGGCGCTACCGGCAGAACGTCGGTGTCGTCATCAGAGGCTTCATTTTCGCCGCACCTCCGggtgcgccgtcgccagATGGGCACCTATCGCAAGCCCGAAGACGACGAACACGCGTTGCTCTTCGGCTACGACTATGCACCGAAGTAG